In one Arenibacter antarcticus genomic region, the following are encoded:
- the rpmA gene encoding 50S ribosomal protein L27: MAHKKGVGSSKNGRESESKRLGVKIFGGQPAIAGNIIVRQRGTRHNPGQNVYAGKDHTLHARVDGLVKFQKKAGGKSYVSIEPFEA, translated from the coding sequence ATGGCACACAAAAAAGGTGTTGGTAGTTCCAAAAACGGTAGGGAATCAGAATCGAAACGTTTAGGCGTGAAGATATTTGGTGGTCAGCCTGCCATTGCGGGAAATATCATCGTAAGACAACGTGGTACAAGACATAATCCTGGACAAAATGTATATGCAGGAAAAGATCATACCTTGCATGCAAGAGTAGACGGTCTTGTTAAGTTCCAAAAGAAAGCAGGCGGAAAATCTTATGTTTCCATAGAGCCTTTTGAGGCCTAA